The region ATTTTCGTTATAGTGATGGTTATCTTTTATATTTTCCCTTTCTATTGGGCCATTAAAAGCTCTTTTACTGCGGATCAATATCTTTTTACAAAAAACATCACCCTTTGGCCTCAAGGTTTTACCTTTGAAAACTATATAAAAGTTTTCACTGAGAGACCTTTCGGATTAAATATATTAAACTCTATTATAGTAGCTGGAGCAACTACAATTTTCTCTGTAATTGTTGGTTCTTTTTCAGCTTACGCAATAGCTCGCTTAAAGATTCCCGGGAAAGGTCCCTTGATGCTTCTAATACTTGCCGTAAGTATGTTCCCTCAGGTTTCTATATTGGGTGGGCTTTTTCAGTTACTCAGAAATTTGGGATTAATAAACACATATACGGGATTGATAATCCCATATATTGCCCTGAACTTACCTTTAACAACGTGGATATTACAAAATTTCTTCAGAGAGCTTCCTAAAGAGATTGAAGAATCCGCTTATATAGACGGATGTTCTAAATTTCAAACTTTGTGGAGAATCGTTTTACCTCT is a window of Petrotoga olearia DSM 13574 DNA encoding:
- a CDS encoding carbohydrate ABC transporter permease, with translation MRWGMRTKRNTQRTILYIFVIVMVIFYIFPFYWAIKSSFTADQYLFTKNITLWPQGFTFENYIKVFTERPFGLNILNSIIVAGATTIFSVIVGSFSAYAIARLKIPGKGPLMLLILAVSMFPQVSILGGLFQLLRNLGLINTYTGLIIPYIALNLPLTTWILQNFFRELPKEIEESAYIDGCSKFQTLWRIVLPLSAPGLVTTGLLAFIQAWNEFLFALTFMQTPEKYTVPVAIAMFTGRTFYEVPWGQLMAASVIVTMPLVILVLVFQNRIVQGLTAGSVKG